A genomic region of Papaver somniferum cultivar HN1 chromosome 7, ASM357369v1, whole genome shotgun sequence contains the following coding sequences:
- the LOC113296152 gene encoding uncharacterized protein LOC113296152: MPLDFDMDRAEEYKQKTWKLKFNVEKEKQNAGEAAAGNADVILSEFQVSFHCNLNLILVSVRLVSSQTDLVQVLRSLPSKFEHVVAAIEESKDLSDYSLNELIGSLQAHEERLNRLLKMESYEEKLLWLKKRVLRSLPSKFEHVVAAIEESKDLSDYSLNELIGSLQAHEERLNRTAKEAWTVLQGKYEGTNKVLRSLPSKFEHVVAAIEESKDLSDYSLNELIGSLQAHEERLNRLLKMESYEEKTLMAKEKVAAIEESKDLSDYSLNELIGSLQAHEERLNRLLKMESYEEKTLMAKEKVAAIEESKDLSDYSLNELIGSLQAHEERLNRLLKMESYEEKTLMAKEKGAIEESKDLSDYSLNELIGSLQAHEERLNRLLKMESYEEKTLMAKEKGKNSSSQSCSICKRTNHTTDVCYFKDKKPLQFYHCKKFGHIEK; the protein is encoded by the exons ATGCCTTTGGATTTTGATATGGACCGTGCAGAAGAGTACAAACAAAAAACGTGGAAGCTGAAATTCAACGTTGAGAAAGAAAAGCAGAATGCTGGTGAAGCAGCTGCAGGCAATGCTGATGTTATTCTCTCTGAATTCCAG GTTTCATTTCATTGTAATTTGAATCTCATTTTGGTCTCAGTCAGACTTGTTTCATCTCAGACAGATTTAGTGCAG GTATTACGTTCCCTTCCTTCTAAATTTGAACATGTAGTAGCTGCTATTGAAGAATCCAAAGATTTATCTGATTATTCTTTAAATGAGCTAATTGGGTCTCTTCAAGCACATGAGGAAAGGTTGAACAGGTTACTGAAAATGGAATCATATGAAGAGAAACTCTTATGGCTAAAGAAAAGG GTATTACGTTCCCTTCCTTCTAAATTTGAACATGTAGTAGCTGCTATTGAAGAATCCAAAGATTTATCTGATTATTCTTTAAATGAGCTAATTGGGTCTCTTCAAGCACATGAGGAAAGGTTGAACAG AACAGCAAAAGAAGCATGGACTGTGTTGCAAGGAAAGTATGAAGGTACTAATAAG GTATTACGTTCCCTTCCTTCTAAATTTGAACATGTAGTAGCTGCTATTGAAGAATCCAAAGATTTATCTGATTATTCTTTAAATGAGCTAATTGGGTCTCTTCAAGCACATGAGGAAAGGTTGAACAGGTTACTGAAAATGGAATCATATGAAGAGAAAACTCTTATGGCTAAAGAAAAGG TAGCTGCTATTGAAGAATCCAAAGATTTATCTGATTATTCTTTAAATGAGCTAATTGGGTCTCTTCAAGCACATGAGGAAAGGTTGAACAGGTTACTGAAAATGGAATCATATGAAGAGAAAACTCTTATGGCTAAAGAAAAGG TAGCTGCTATTGAAGAATCCAAAGATTTATCTGATTATTCTTTAAATGAGCTAATTGGGTCTCTTCAAGCACATGAGGAAAGGTTGAACAGGTTACTGAAAATGGAATCATATGAAGAGAAAACTCTTATGGCTAAAGAAAAGG GTGCTATTGAAGAATCCAAAGATTTATCTGATTATTCTTTAAATGAGCTAATTGGGTCTCTTCAAGCACATGAGGAAAGGTTGAACAGGTTACTGAAAATGGAATCATATGAAGAGAAAACTCTTATGGCTAAAGAAAAGGGTAAGAATTCTTCTTCTCAGTCATGTTCAATATGCAAAAGGACAAACCACACTACTGATGTTTGTTACTTCAAAGACAAAAAGCCACTGCAATTCTACCACTGTAAAAAGTTTGGGCATATTGAAAAATAA